A stretch of Saccharothrix texasensis DNA encodes these proteins:
- the rpsD gene encoding 30S ribosomal protein S4 — MARYTGPATRISRRLKVDLVGGDQAFERRPYPPGQHGRGRIKESEYLLQLQEKQKARYTYGVLEKQFRRYYEEAVRRPGKTGENLLQILESRLDNVVYRAGLARTRRQARQLVSHGHFIVNGQKVNIPSFRVSKFDIIDVKPKSLPTLPFEAARASFGDRPIPAWLQVVQSNLRILVHQLPERAQIDTPVTEQLIVELYSK, encoded by the coding sequence ATGGCTCGCTATACCGGACCGGCCACTCGCATCTCGCGCCGTCTCAAGGTCGACCTCGTCGGCGGGGACCAGGCGTTCGAGCGTCGTCCTTACCCGCCCGGCCAGCACGGCCGCGGTCGGATCAAGGAGTCCGAGTACCTGCTGCAGTTGCAGGAGAAGCAGAAGGCCCGCTACACGTACGGCGTCCTGGAGAAGCAGTTCCGGCGCTACTACGAGGAAGCGGTTCGTCGTCCCGGCAAGACCGGTGAGAACCTGCTGCAGATCCTGGAGTCCCGGCTCGACAACGTGGTGTACCGCGCGGGTCTCGCGCGCACCCGTCGTCAGGCCCGCCAGCTGGTCAGCCACGGTCACTTCATCGTGAACGGCCAGAAGGTCAACATCCCGAGCTTCCGGGTGTCGAAGTTCGACATCATCGACGTGAAGCCGAAGTCGCTGCCCACGCTGCCCTTCGAGGCCGCGCGCGCTTCCTTCGGCGACCGGCCGATCCCGGCGTGGCTCCAGGTCGTGCAGAGCAACCTGCGCATCCTGGTCCACCAGCTGCCGGAGCGGGCGCAGATCGACACGCCCGTCACCGAGCAGCTCATCGTCGAGCTCTACTCGAAGTGA
- the infA gene encoding translation initiation factor IF-1, producing MGKKDGAIEVEGRVVEPLPNAMFRVELENGHKVLAHISGKMRQHYIRILPEDRVVVELSPYDLSRGRIVYRYK from the coding sequence ATGGGCAAGAAGGACGGGGCCATTGAGGTCGAGGGCCGCGTAGTCGAACCGCTCCCCAACGCGATGTTCCGCGTCGAGCTGGAGAACGGTCACAAGGTCCTGGCACACATCAGCGGCAAGATGCGTCAGCACTACATCCGCATCCTCCCTGAGGACCGGGTTGTCGTGGAGCTCTCGCCCTACGACCTGTCCCGCGGGCGCATCGTCTACCGCTACAAGTGA
- a CDS encoding DNA-directed RNA polymerase subunit alpha yields MLISQRPSLSEEAVNETRSRFVIEPLEPGFGYTLGNSIRRTLLSSIPGAAVTSIRIDGVLHEFTTVPGVKEDVTDIILNLKELVVSSEEDEPVTMYLRKQGPGAVTAGDIVPPAGVTVHNPDLHIATLNGKGKLEIELVVERGRGYVPAVQNKQAGAEIGRIPVDSIYSPVMKVTYKVEATRVEQRTDFDKLILDVETKPSITPRDAVASAGKTLVELFGLARELNVDAEGIEIGPSPAEADTIAAFAMPIEDLDLTVRSYNCLKREGIHTVGELVSRSEADLLDIRNFGAKSIDEVKMKLVGLGLALKDSPPGFDPSAAASDYPAEGWGTDTAVDTHDDGQDYAETEQL; encoded by the coding sequence GTGCTGATTTCCCAGCGTCCCTCGCTCAGCGAGGAAGCGGTCAACGAGACCCGCTCCCGGTTCGTCATCGAGCCGCTGGAGCCGGGCTTCGGCTACACCCTCGGCAACTCGATTCGCCGCACCCTGCTGTCGTCCATCCCCGGCGCGGCCGTGACCAGCATCCGCATCGACGGTGTGCTGCACGAGTTCACGACCGTCCCCGGTGTGAAGGAAGACGTCACCGACATCATCCTCAACCTCAAGGAGCTGGTCGTCAGCTCCGAGGAGGACGAGCCGGTGACCATGTACCTGCGCAAGCAGGGGCCGGGCGCGGTGACCGCGGGCGACATCGTGCCTCCGGCCGGTGTCACCGTGCACAACCCCGACCTGCACATCGCCACCCTGAACGGCAAGGGCAAGCTGGAGATCGAGCTCGTGGTCGAGCGCGGTCGCGGCTACGTCCCCGCCGTGCAGAACAAGCAGGCCGGCGCCGAGATCGGCCGCATTCCGGTCGACTCGATCTACTCGCCCGTCATGAAGGTGACCTACAAGGTCGAGGCCACCCGTGTCGAGCAGCGGACCGACTTCGACAAGCTGATCCTCGACGTCGAGACCAAGCCGTCCATCACACCGCGCGACGCCGTCGCGTCGGCCGGTAAGACGCTGGTCGAGCTGTTCGGTCTCGCTCGCGAGCTGAACGTCGACGCCGAGGGCATCGAGATCGGCCCCTCGCCCGCCGAGGCGGACACCATCGCGGCGTTCGCGATGCCGATCGAGGACCTGGACCTCACCGTCCGGTCCTACAACTGCCTCAAGCGCGAGGGCATCCACACCGTGGGCGAGCTCGTCTCGCGCAGCGAGGCGGACCTGCTGGACATCCGCAACTTCGGCGCGAAGTCGATCGACGAGGTCAAGATGAAGCTCGTCGGTCTCGGCCTCGCGCTGAAGGACAGCCCCCCCGGGTTCGACCCGTCGGCCGCCGCGTCCGACTACCCCGCCGAAGGCTGGGGCACGGACACCGCCGTGGACACCCACGACGACGGCCAGGACTACGCGGAGACCGAGCAGCTCTGA
- the rpsK gene encoding 30S ribosomal protein S11 produces MPPKSRTGAGVKKVRRKEKKNVSHGQAHIKSTFNNTIVSITDPLGNVISWASAGHVGFKGSRKSTPFAAQMAAENAARKAAEHGMRKVDVFVKGPGSGRETAIRSLQAAGLEVGTIQDVTPQPHNGCRPPKRRRV; encoded by the coding sequence ATGCCACCCAAGTCCCGCACGGGCGCCGGGGTCAAGAAGGTCCGGCGCAAGGAAAAGAAGAACGTCTCGCACGGCCAGGCGCACATCAAGAGCACGTTCAACAACACCATCGTGTCCATCACGGACCCGCTGGGCAACGTGATCAGCTGGGCGTCCGCCGGCCACGTCGGCTTCAAGGGCTCTCGCAAGTCCACGCCGTTCGCCGCGCAGATGGCCGCCGAGAACGCCGCCCGCAAGGCCGCCGAGCACGGTATGCGCAAGGTGGACGTGTTCGTGAAGGGCCCCGGCTCCGGCCGGGAGACCGCGATCCGTTCGCTGCAGGCCGCCGGCCTCGAGGTCGGCACCATCCAGGACGTGACCCCGCAGCCCCACAACGGCTGCCGCCCGCCCAAGCGGCGCCGGGTCTGA
- a CDS encoding DUF1707 SHOCT-like domain-containing protein codes for MTVPHEPHEPHEPHEPHEPHEQPESFESFTRAVDNDRAATVEVLSRAHAEGRLTLAELDERTRAVYEAGTYAELGALTADLPRDAPHGPRTSRSPHDTHSARQPHSPQQPGTSYQAHASYQAHTSYQPRTSYQPPTRAHHAPPPERRRWSTTAKVIAGAWFAASFVNFLIWGIISLSLGEAVYPWWIWVAGPWGLLLLVGHQARFGRSS; via the coding sequence GTGACCGTGCCCCACGAGCCCCACGAGCCCCACGAGCCCCACGAGCCCCACGAGCCCCACGAGCAGCCCGAGTCCTTCGAGTCCTTCACCCGCGCGGTGGACAACGACCGTGCCGCGACCGTCGAGGTGCTGTCCCGAGCCCACGCCGAGGGCAGGCTGACCCTGGCCGAGCTCGACGAGCGCACCCGCGCCGTCTACGAAGCGGGCACGTACGCCGAACTCGGCGCGCTGACCGCGGACCTGCCCCGTGACGCGCCCCACGGCCCCCGCACGTCTCGCTCGCCGCACGACACCCACTCGGCCCGGCAGCCCCACTCGCCGCAGCAGCCCGGCACGTCGTACCAGGCCCACGCGTCGTACCAGGCCCACACGTCCTATCAACCTCGCACGTCCTACCAACCCCCGACCCGCGCGCACCACGCACCACCACCGGAGCGACGACGCTGGAGCACGACGGCTAAGGTGATCGCAGGCGCCTGGTTCGCCGCGAGCTTCGTCAACTTCCTCATCTGGGGCATCATCAGCCTCTCCCTGGGCGAGGCCGTCTACCCCTGGTGGATCTGGGTCGCGGGACCGTGGGGGTTGCTCCTGCTGGTCGGTCACCAGGCTCGATTTGGGCGTTCGAGCTGA
- the rpsM gene encoding 30S ribosomal protein S13, whose product MARLAGVDLPREKRLEIALTYIFGIGRTRSKELLTATEISPDIRVKDLGDDDLTKLRDYIENHFKVEGDLRREVQADIRRKMEIGCYEGLRHRRNLPVRGQRTKTNARTRKGPKKTVAGKKKAGKK is encoded by the coding sequence ATGGCACGACTCGCTGGCGTCGACCTCCCCCGCGAAAAGCGGTTGGAGATCGCGCTCACCTACATCTTCGGCATCGGTCGGACGCGCTCGAAGGAGCTGCTGACCGCCACCGAGATCTCCCCGGACATCCGGGTGAAGGATCTCGGCGACGACGACCTGACGAAGCTGCGGGACTACATCGAGAACCACTTCAAGGTCGAGGGTGACCTCCGCCGCGAGGTTCAGGCCGACATCCGCCGGAAGATGGAAATCGGCTGCTACGAGGGGCTGCGCCACCGTCGCAACCTGCCCGTCCGCGGGCAGCGCACCAAGACGAACGCGCGCACTCGTAAGGGTCCGAAGAAGACCGTCGCCGGCAAGAAGAAGGCCGGAAAGAAGTAA
- the rplQ gene encoding 50S ribosomal protein L17: protein MPTPTKGPRLGGSPAHERLMLANLATSLFTHGRITTTEAKAKRLRPYAEKLISKAKVGDLHNRREILKVIRDKDIVHKLFAEIGPQFADRPGGYTRITKTLPRKGDNAPMAVIELIAESTVTSEAERARKTKFAKDEATPKKDTAAATTEETKVEDADQDADAPESATKDAAEEPAEGASDEAAEAPKAEDKKDES from the coding sequence ATGCCCACCCCCACCAAGGGACCCCGTCTCGGGGGCTCGCCGGCCCACGAGCGGCTGATGCTGGCCAACCTGGCCACGTCCCTGTTCACCCACGGTCGGATCACGACCACCGAGGCCAAGGCGAAGCGGCTGCGCCCGTACGCCGAGAAGCTGATCAGCAAGGCGAAGGTCGGTGACCTGCACAACCGTCGCGAGATCCTGAAGGTGATCCGCGACAAGGACATCGTGCACAAGCTGTTCGCCGAGATCGGCCCGCAGTTCGCCGACCGCCCCGGTGGCTACACCCGCATCACCAAGACGCTGCCGCGCAAGGGCGACAACGCCCCCATGGCCGTGATCGAGCTGATCGCGGAGTCCACCGTCACCTCCGAGGCGGAGCGCGCCCGCAAGACCAAGTTCGCCAAGGACGAGGCCACCCCCAAGAAGGACACGGCGGCGGCCACGACCGAGGAGACCAAGGTCGAGGACGCCGACCAGGACGCGGACGCGCCCGAGTCGGCCACCAAGGACGCCGCCGAGGAGCCCGCCGAGGGCGCTTCGGACGAGGCCGCTGAGGCCCCGAAGGCCGAGGACAAGAAGGACGAGTCCTGA
- the truA gene encoding tRNA pseudouridine(38-40) synthase TruA, which produces MRLDLAYDGTGFSGWARQPDRRTVCGVLEDTMSTVLREDVQLTVAGRTDAGVHASGQVAHVDLPASVDVAGLPKRLARALPPDVRVFSARVAPTEFDARFAALRRHYEYRVTDAASGAHPLRRLDTLAWPRPLDLDALNSASRLLLGERDFCAFCKRREGATTIRELQRLEWVRDGAVLTAHVSADAFCHSMVRSLVGALLAVGEGRKPVGWPASLLTLTARSSEVTVAPPHGLSLVRVDYPADDELAARAAVTRNVRGAVTATGVPTS; this is translated from the coding sequence GTGCGACTGGACCTGGCCTACGACGGCACCGGGTTCTCCGGGTGGGCGCGCCAGCCCGACCGCCGCACCGTGTGCGGGGTGCTGGAGGACACCATGTCGACGGTGCTGCGCGAAGACGTGCAGCTCACCGTGGCGGGGCGCACGGACGCGGGCGTGCACGCGTCGGGGCAGGTGGCGCACGTCGACCTGCCGGCCTCGGTGGACGTCGCGGGCCTGCCGAAGCGCCTGGCCCGCGCGCTGCCCCCGGACGTCCGGGTGTTCTCGGCGCGGGTGGCGCCGACCGAGTTCGACGCCCGGTTCGCCGCGTTGCGCCGGCACTACGAGTACCGGGTCACCGATGCCGCGTCCGGGGCGCACCCGTTGCGGCGGCTGGACACGCTGGCCTGGCCGCGTCCGCTGGACCTGGACGCGTTGAACAGCGCGTCGCGGCTGTTGTTGGGCGAACGGGACTTCTGCGCGTTCTGCAAGCGGCGTGAGGGCGCGACGACGATCCGCGAGCTGCAACGCCTGGAGTGGGTGCGCGACGGGGCCGTGCTGACCGCGCACGTGTCCGCGGACGCGTTCTGCCACTCGATGGTCCGCAGCCTGGTCGGCGCGCTGCTGGCGGTGGGCGAGGGGCGCAAGCCGGTGGGCTGGCCCGCGTCGCTGCTGACGCTGACCGCGCGGTCCAGCGAGGTCACGGTCGCGCCGCCGCACGGGTTGTCGCTGGTCCGGGTCGACTACCCGGCCGACGACGAGCTCGCCGCGCGGGCCGCCGTCACGCGGAACGTGCGCGGCGCGGTGACCGCGACCGGCGTGCCGACCAGCTGA
- the rpmJ gene encoding 50S ribosomal protein L36, whose protein sequence is MKVQPSVKKICDKCKVIRRHGRVMVICENLRHKQRQG, encoded by the coding sequence GTGAAGGTCCAGCCGAGCGTCAAGAAGATCTGCGACAAGTGCAAGGTGATCCGCCGCCACGGCCGGGTCATGGTGATCTGCGAGAACCTGCGCCACAAGCAGCGCCAGGGCTGA